The Haloterrigena salifodinae genome window below encodes:
- a CDS encoding bacterio-opsin activator domain-containing protein, whose amino-acid sequence MSGGTATVAGDVLRVLVVGDARRIDAATDALSSQLESISIVRERTLATAVERLAQLEIHCVVCPFEAGADPSPLAAVRDRNGEVPVVAVVDGAAAEAALEAGATDVVEADDPPPLVATRVKNLADRSRLETTPDRRDGSLLERSEALVWVVDADGDLERVSSAVEPRLGYAPTELERTPLARLVHPEDRESATDLLETAAAAAFGATERETVRLGHADGTWNVYDLRCTNRLGDPDVNGLVCTLEAALAREPDDPARQALDRFDEPVFSLGPAWELRYANAAADRLFDADGAAETGTVVWDLLDDAVRGRFAERLQEAAATERIVSFETPYPSLETRLSVSVHPGGDGVTVYAREADAAASPVDRERLDLLESVVDAVEDGLVVLEGSTIRFASAGLFASPDAEPLVGRELDALFDPELAAAVRERASATVARWMEPVSGTLTLDGRAVDVFVTPLSDDRVLCVVRDRRRSAAAALSTVGETVATIRAADSPAAVRRATVNAALTCAGADLAAWYLREDERLRPAAVETASAAGSVDLPPIDPDETELLEHLAEAETATEDEPGFETGTDAGGPAVAFDRSELESVLENAGIRAERVVAVPFGDRGVVLATSTEPMAFGKRDRLPLEIVVDAAATALEALEGAAAARSCRTELERLESVVDRCRRLREIERTLLAGETRREIESSLCEALVSLSFDEAPGTIDLAWIGDVSAGSDHISPDAWAGRNGDAIESMSVPMDGDESTHPTARAATALEPIAAADVDAADATEAWDRRTAEREFRSALSVPLAIDDFCYGTLTVYAEQPAAFDDAMRAVCTHLATVASHAIAAVERKRALLSERVTELEIVLQGTDEPLSAVGHRLDRRLDVETVVPRSSSGSTVFCTATDVTEDALRAAVEPVSGVESGRIVGERPDASLLELVLTTSTLATTLAEHGGVLRSVVPVDDRTRLVVDLSSTVDVRSFVRLIERRQPGANLVARRERDRSVQPARAFDAELRTRLSERQLRTLETAYYGGFFEWPRESTGEEIADSLGVSQPTFSRHLRLAQRKVFALLFDERPDAAEE is encoded by the coding sequence ATGAGCGGCGGGACCGCGACCGTCGCCGGCGATGTCCTCCGGGTGCTCGTCGTCGGCGACGCGCGGCGAATCGACGCCGCGACGGACGCCCTCTCCTCGCAGCTCGAGTCGATTTCGATCGTCAGGGAGCGGACGCTCGCGACCGCCGTCGAGCGGCTCGCGCAACTCGAGATCCACTGCGTCGTCTGTCCGTTCGAGGCGGGGGCCGATCCGTCGCCGCTCGCGGCCGTTCGCGACCGGAACGGCGAGGTCCCCGTCGTCGCCGTCGTCGACGGCGCGGCCGCCGAAGCAGCCCTCGAGGCGGGCGCGACCGACGTCGTCGAAGCCGACGATCCGCCGCCGCTCGTCGCGACGCGGGTCAAGAACCTGGCCGATCGCTCCCGTCTCGAGACCACGCCGGACCGTCGCGACGGGTCGCTGCTCGAGCGCTCCGAGGCGCTCGTCTGGGTGGTCGACGCGGACGGCGACCTCGAGCGCGTCAGTTCGGCGGTCGAGCCGCGGCTGGGGTACGCGCCGACCGAACTCGAGCGGACGCCGCTGGCGCGACTCGTCCACCCCGAGGATCGCGAGTCGGCGACCGACCTCCTCGAGACCGCGGCGGCGGCCGCGTTCGGGGCGACCGAGCGCGAGACCGTCCGGCTCGGTCACGCCGACGGAACCTGGAACGTCTACGATCTGCGCTGTACCAACCGGCTCGGCGACCCCGACGTCAACGGGCTCGTGTGCACGCTCGAGGCCGCGTTGGCCCGGGAACCGGACGACCCCGCTCGACAGGCGCTCGACCGGTTCGACGAGCCGGTGTTCTCCCTCGGACCGGCCTGGGAGCTCCGCTACGCCAACGCGGCCGCCGACCGACTGTTCGACGCCGACGGAGCGGCCGAGACCGGAACCGTCGTTTGGGACCTCCTCGACGACGCTGTTCGCGGCCGGTTCGCCGAACGGCTCCAGGAGGCGGCCGCGACGGAGCGGATCGTCTCCTTCGAGACCCCGTATCCCTCGCTCGAGACCCGGCTGTCGGTGTCCGTCCATCCCGGCGGGGACGGCGTCACCGTGTACGCGCGCGAGGCGGACGCCGCGGCCTCTCCCGTCGACCGCGAGCGGCTCGACCTCCTCGAGTCGGTCGTCGACGCCGTCGAGGACGGACTCGTCGTGCTCGAGGGATCGACGATCCGCTTCGCCAGCGCCGGCCTCTTCGCGTCGCCCGACGCGGAGCCGCTGGTCGGCCGGGAACTGGACGCGCTCTTCGACCCCGAGCTCGCCGCGGCGGTTCGCGAACGGGCGTCGGCGACGGTCGCCAGGTGGATGGAGCCGGTTTCGGGGACGCTCACTCTCGACGGACGGGCGGTCGACGTCTTCGTGACGCCGCTTTCGGACGATCGAGTCCTCTGCGTCGTCCGTGACAGGCGCCGTTCGGCGGCGGCCGCGCTGTCGACCGTCGGGGAGACGGTCGCGACGATCCGGGCCGCCGACTCGCCGGCCGCCGTTCGGCGGGCGACCGTCAACGCGGCGCTGACCTGTGCGGGCGCCGACCTCGCCGCGTGGTATCTCCGGGAGGACGAGCGTCTCAGACCGGCGGCGGTCGAAACGGCGTCGGCCGCCGGTTCGGTCGATCTGCCGCCGATCGATCCCGACGAGACCGAGCTGCTCGAGCACCTCGCCGAGGCCGAGACCGCGACCGAGGACGAGCCCGGATTCGAGACCGGAACCGACGCGGGCGGACCGGCCGTCGCCTTCGATCGCTCGGAACTCGAGTCCGTGCTCGAAAACGCCGGAATCAGAGCCGAACGGGTCGTCGCCGTCCCATTCGGGGACCGCGGCGTGGTGCTCGCGACGAGCACCGAGCCGATGGCCTTCGGGAAGCGCGACCGACTCCCGCTCGAGATCGTCGTCGACGCGGCCGCGACGGCCCTCGAGGCCCTCGAGGGCGCGGCGGCGGCGCGATCGTGTCGGACGGAGCTCGAACGCCTCGAGTCCGTCGTCGACCGTTGTCGTCGGCTCCGCGAGATCGAGCGGACGCTGCTCGCCGGCGAGACGCGCCGCGAGATCGAGTCCTCGCTCTGCGAGGCACTCGTTTCCCTCTCGTTCGACGAGGCCCCCGGCACGATCGACCTGGCCTGGATCGGCGACGTCTCGGCGGGTTCCGACCACATTTCGCCCGACGCCTGGGCCGGGCGGAACGGCGACGCGATCGAGTCGATGTCGGTCCCGATGGACGGCGACGAGTCGACGCATCCGACCGCGAGAGCGGCGACGGCGCTTGAGCCGATCGCTGCTGCGGACGTCGATGCCGCCGACGCGACCGAGGCGTGGGACCGTCGGACCGCCGAACGCGAGTTTCGATCCGCGCTGAGCGTTCCGCTGGCGATCGACGACTTCTGTTACGGCACCCTCACCGTCTACGCCGAGCAGCCGGCGGCGTTCGACGACGCCATGCGGGCGGTCTGTACCCACCTCGCGACGGTCGCCAGCCACGCGATCGCCGCCGTCGAGCGCAAACGGGCGCTGCTCTCCGAGCGCGTCACCGAACTCGAAATCGTCCTGCAGGGAACCGACGAGCCCCTGTCGGCCGTCGGTCACCGACTCGATCGCCGACTCGACGTCGAGACCGTCGTCCCGCGATCGTCGTCCGGTTCGACGGTGTTCTGTACCGCGACCGACGTCACCGAGGACGCGCTCCGGGCGGCCGTCGAACCGGTGTCGGGCGTCGAATCCGGACGGATCGTCGGCGAGCGACCGGACGCGTCGCTGCTCGAACTCGTCCTCACGACGTCGACGCTCGCCACCACCCTCGCCGAGCACGGCGGCGTGTTGCGCTCCGTCGTCCCGGTCGACGACCGCACCCGGCTCGTCGTCGACCTCTCGAGCACGGTCGACGTCCGGTCGTTCGTCCGCCTGATCGAACGCCGCCAGCCGGGGGCGAACTTGGTCGCCCGCCGGGAGCGTGACCGGTCGGTCCAGCCCGCCCGCGCATTCGACGCCGAACTCCGCACGCGGCTCTCGGAGCGACAGCTTCGAACCCTCGAGACCGCCTACTACGGCGGCTTCTTCGAGTGGCCCCGCGAGAGCACCGGCGAGGAGATCGCCGATTCGCTCGGCGTCTCCCAGCCGACGTTCAGCCGCCACCTGCGGCTGGCCCAGCGGAAGGTCTTCGCGTTGCTGTTCGACGAGCGACCCGACGCCGCCGAGGAATAG
- a CDS encoding universal stress protein, producing the protein MYQNILLATDGSDAARRATEHAIELSSQLGAKLHLLSVSEDGPQATDKQDEMRTDHQAEANEAVEEAERTAESRGVETSTVVRHGVPQEEIVNVAETNAIDLIVMGTHGRSGLDHLVTGSVAEEVVRNAPVPVVTVRE; encoded by the coding sequence ATGTATCAGAACATTCTGCTCGCGACCGACGGGAGCGACGCCGCTCGTCGGGCGACCGAACACGCGATCGAACTCTCCAGCCAACTCGGAGCCAAACTCCACCTCCTCTCGGTGTCCGAAGACGGCCCCCAGGCGACGGATAAACAGGACGAGATGCGGACGGACCACCAGGCAGAGGCCAACGAGGCCGTCGAGGAGGCCGAACGGACCGCCGAGTCTCGCGGGGTCGAGACGTCTACCGTCGTCCGTCACGGCGTCCCACAGGAGGAGATCGTCAACGTCGCTGAGACGAACGCAATCGATCTGATCGTCATGGGGACCCACGGCCGCTCGGGACTCGATCACCTGGTCACTGGCAGCGTCGCCGAGGAGGTCGTCCGGAACGCGCCGGTTCCGGTCGTCACCGTTCGAGAGTAG
- a CDS encoding DUF354 domain-containing protein has product MRILVFANTPAHVHLYRHAVDRLEDAGHDVLVLTREYACTTDLLEFFGMPYRVYGEHETDGYSTARFARELGGQFYTIGREALRFDPDVVFGRGPYAAYAGTLTRTPVVLVLDDEPGDFNHTVSRPFADCILSPAVTRRDLGDDHYTFQGFIECSYLHPDVFEPDANVREFLSVDPDEPYVLVRFNALDALHDTDLEGFRPEQRRDLIERLSEHATVFVSDEGDEMDLRELPARPYDLHPAMIHDAMAEADLLVADTGTMVNEAALLGTPAFRFRGTDDHEYGEFQELERAGLAEQFDDYAAVRDRSIEILTDDGAGERWERRRQEYVAELVNLSDLLVEVALSRGAIDQLSSPTRGALQPKRREQPQH; this is encoded by the coding sequence ATGCGGATCCTCGTCTTTGCCAATACGCCCGCACACGTCCATCTGTACCGACACGCCGTCGACCGCCTCGAGGACGCGGGACACGACGTGCTCGTGTTGACTCGGGAGTACGCCTGTACGACGGACTTACTCGAGTTCTTCGGTATGCCGTATCGGGTGTACGGCGAACACGAGACCGACGGCTACTCGACGGCGCGGTTCGCCCGCGAGCTCGGCGGCCAGTTCTACACGATCGGTCGCGAGGCGCTGCGGTTCGATCCGGATGTGGTCTTCGGTCGCGGCCCCTACGCCGCGTACGCGGGAACGCTGACCCGCACGCCGGTCGTCCTCGTCCTCGACGACGAGCCGGGCGATTTCAACCACACCGTCTCCCGGCCCTTCGCCGACTGCATTCTCTCACCCGCCGTCACGCGGCGCGACCTCGGCGACGACCACTACACCTTTCAGGGGTTCATTGAGTGTTCGTACCTCCACCCCGACGTGTTCGAGCCGGACGCGAACGTCCGGGAGTTCCTCAGCGTCGATCCGGACGAGCCGTACGTCCTCGTCCGGTTCAATGCCCTCGACGCTCTCCACGACACCGACCTCGAGGGATTCCGCCCCGAGCAGCGCCGCGATCTGATCGAGCGCCTGAGCGAGCACGCGACCGTCTTCGTCTCCGACGAGGGCGACGAGATGGACCTCCGCGAACTCCCCGCGCGGCCGTACGACCTCCACCCCGCCATGATCCACGACGCGATGGCCGAGGCCGACCTGCTGGTCGCGGACACGGGGACGATGGTCAACGAAGCCGCGCTCCTGGGCACGCCCGCGTTCCGCTTCCGAGGCACCGACGACCACGAGTACGGCGAATTTCAGGAACTCGAGCGCGCCGGCCTCGCCGAGCAGTTCGACGACTACGCCGCGGTTCGCGACCGCTCGATCGAGATCCTCACGGACGACGGCGCGGGCGAACGCTGGGAGCGCCGTCGCCAGGAGTACGTCGCCGAGTTGGTGAACCTCTCCGATCTGCTCGTCGAGGTCGCCCTGTCCCGCGGCGCTATCGACCAGCTCAGTTCGCCGACCCGCGGCGCGTTACAGCCCAAACGGCGCGAGCAGCCGCAGCACTGA
- a CDS encoding glycosyltransferase, producing MDVLTLTANADAPFMNQQMAALEERGVSFTTLPVAGEVAADVDRSPIDYLRTVPDVIREAGNGYDLIHAHYGLTAPMALAQLRTPVVLSLWGSDVHGPVKPVSSVCAPLCDEVVVMSREMRDELGRDCRIIPDGVDLDRFQPEPRERARRKVGWDDVGDAYQVLFPYPPERGVKNYPRAKRITSAADDLLERPVELRTVYGVDHDAVPDYMNAADALLLTSDSEGSPNSVKEALACNLPVVALDVGDVRERLAGVDPSRVATDDAELVEGLVDVLRREERSNGREAAREVSIERTADRMLDVYETVAGEPVTTRPAREAPELE from the coding sequence ATGGACGTCCTCACCCTCACGGCGAACGCCGACGCACCGTTTATGAACCAGCAGATGGCGGCGCTCGAGGAGCGCGGCGTCTCCTTTACGACGCTGCCGGTCGCCGGGGAGGTCGCCGCCGACGTCGACCGCAGTCCGATCGACTACCTCCGGACCGTCCCGGACGTGATCCGCGAGGCGGGCAACGGCTACGACCTGATCCACGCCCACTACGGGCTGACGGCGCCGATGGCCCTCGCCCAACTGCGCACGCCGGTTGTGCTATCGCTGTGGGGATCGGACGTTCACGGCCCGGTCAAACCGGTCAGCAGCGTCTGCGCGCCGCTTTGCGACGAGGTCGTCGTCATGTCCCGGGAGATGCGCGACGAACTCGGCCGCGACTGTCGGATCATCCCCGACGGCGTCGATCTGGATCGGTTTCAGCCCGAGCCCCGAGAGCGGGCTCGCCGAAAAGTGGGGTGGGACGACGTCGGCGACGCCTACCAGGTGCTGTTCCCCTATCCGCCCGAACGCGGGGTCAAGAACTACCCGCGGGCGAAGCGAATCACCAGCGCGGCCGACGACTTGCTCGAGCGACCGGTCGAACTCCGGACCGTCTACGGCGTCGATCACGACGCGGTTCCCGACTACATGAACGCCGCCGACGCGCTCCTGTTGACCTCCGACAGCGAGGGATCGCCCAACTCGGTCAAGGAGGCGCTGGCCTGCAACCTCCCCGTGGTCGCCCTTGACGTCGGCGACGTCCGGGAACGGCTGGCCGGCGTCGACCCCTCCCGCGTCGCGACCGACGACGCCGAACTGGTCGAGGGGCTGGTGGACGTCCTGCGGCGCGAGGAACGCTCGAACGGCCGCGAGGCCGCCCGCGAGGTGAGCATCGAACGGACTGCCGATCGGATGCTCGACGTCTACGAGACCGTCGCCGGCGAGCCGGTGACGACCCGGCCCGCTCGAGAGGCGCCGGAACTCGAGTGA
- a CDS encoding NAD-dependent epimerase/dehydratase family protein — MTGGKTAAVTGATGFLGTHLCERLLADGWDVRALSRPSSDRGDLADADIDWYVGDLFDVPTLHELVDGADVVFHLAGIGLWTAGPETVYRVNADGTENVLAACWDADCGRLVFTSTSGTRRPEGDAAFADETDVTEPIGAYQESKAAAERLVDDYAADGGDAVTVHPTSIFGPGDEEFTVQLLSMGLEPTMPAYLPGGLSIVGVSDVVDGLLLAAERGASGDHYILGGENLTYRQAVSRIANAADGSPARIQVPATAIHAAGPVAEAASAVADVRLFPFDRQMARLATERLFYTSRKAQAELGYEYRPIEAHLPETLEWYRTEA; from the coding sequence ATGACGGGCGGCAAGACCGCCGCCGTCACCGGCGCGACGGGCTTTCTCGGTACGCACCTCTGCGAGCGGCTGCTCGCTGACGGCTGGGACGTCCGTGCCCTGAGCCGCCCCTCGTCGGACCGGGGCGACCTCGCGGACGCCGATATCGACTGGTACGTCGGCGACCTCTTCGACGTTCCGACGCTGCACGAACTCGTCGACGGCGCCGACGTCGTCTTCCATCTGGCCGGAATCGGGCTCTGGACCGCCGGCCCCGAGACCGTCTATCGGGTCAACGCCGACGGCACCGAGAACGTCCTCGCGGCCTGCTGGGACGCCGATTGCGGGCGACTCGTCTTCACGAGCACGTCCGGGACCCGCCGGCCCGAGGGCGACGCGGCGTTCGCCGACGAGACCGACGTCACCGAACCGATCGGCGCCTACCAGGAGTCGAAGGCGGCGGCCGAGCGGCTGGTCGACGACTACGCCGCCGACGGCGGCGACGCCGTTACCGTCCACCCGACGTCGATCTTCGGCCCCGGCGACGAGGAGTTTACCGTCCAGTTGCTGTCGATGGGCCTCGAGCCGACGATGCCCGCCTACCTCCCGGGCGGGCTGAGCATCGTCGGCGTCTCGGACGTCGTCGACGGCCTGCTGCTGGCCGCCGAGCGCGGCGCCAGCGGCGACCACTACATCCTCGGCGGCGAGAACCTCACCTACCGGCAGGCGGTCTCGCGGATCGCCAACGCGGCTGACGGCTCTCCAGCCCGGATCCAGGTGCCTGCGACGGCGATCCACGCCGCCGGCCCGGTCGCCGAGGCGGCCAGCGCCGTCGCCGACGTGCGCCTGTTCCCGTTCGACCGCCAGATGGCCCGGCTGGCGACCGAGCGGCTCTTCTACACTTCGCGGAAGGCTCAGGCCGAACTGGGCTACGAGTACCGGCCGATCGAGGCCCACCTGCCGGAGACCCTCGAGTGGTACCGGACGGAGGCGTAG
- a CDS encoding Gfo/Idh/MocA family protein: MPPTVLRRWTDSSAFELGVLGVGNIGMVHLKSALSMPGVEVVAAADAVPENRDRADRAGAARTYDDYTTLLEHEDLDAAIVALPPFLHADAVERAAEEGVDVFVEKPMARSTEEADRMLETAREAGIAVGVDHTLRYQPDMAGVKDEYDEGSVGHVPYASITRLNDHPLGKPPADEAPPEWPMDPDTAGGGSLIELGVHCFDVLEWLFGDLEVRDATMGQTLEIPAEDAATVLLRAPETETTITLHCGTYQWEQLPEVNTRLRLEGVTGTVSNRDHLRDNFYAGAAKSALSNVASRFTGDEPDVFGPTFYLQAHYDALEDFCEAVRNDETPPVDGADGRRTLELAEAAYELAAENDDAEIETPEVMP; this comes from the coding sequence ATGCCACCGACAGTTCTGCGTCGATGGACCGACTCGAGCGCGTTCGAACTCGGCGTGCTCGGTGTCGGGAACATCGGCATGGTTCACCTGAAGTCGGCGCTTTCGATGCCCGGCGTGGAGGTCGTCGCGGCGGCCGACGCGGTCCCGGAAAACCGCGACCGGGCCGATCGCGCCGGCGCGGCGCGGACGTACGACGACTACACGACGCTGCTCGAACACGAAGACCTCGACGCGGCGATCGTCGCGCTCCCGCCGTTTCTCCACGCCGACGCGGTCGAACGCGCCGCCGAGGAGGGCGTCGACGTCTTCGTCGAGAAACCGATGGCGCGGTCGACCGAGGAAGCCGACCGGATGCTCGAGACGGCCCGAGAGGCGGGGATCGCCGTCGGCGTCGACCACACGCTGCGCTACCAGCCCGACATGGCCGGCGTGAAAGACGAGTACGACGAGGGCAGCGTCGGCCACGTTCCTTACGCTTCGATCACGCGGCTCAACGACCACCCGCTGGGGAAGCCGCCGGCCGACGAGGCGCCCCCGGAGTGGCCGATGGACCCCGACACCGCCGGCGGCGGCTCGCTGATCGAACTCGGCGTCCACTGTTTCGACGTCCTCGAGTGGCTGTTCGGCGACCTCGAGGTCCGGGACGCGACGATGGGACAGACCCTCGAAATTCCCGCCGAGGACGCCGCAACCGTCCTGCTCCGGGCGCCGGAGACAGAGACGACGATCACGCTTCACTGCGGCACCTACCAGTGGGAACAGCTTCCCGAGGTCAACACCCGACTGCGCCTCGAGGGCGTGACGGGGACGGTCAGCAACCGGGACCACCTCCGGGACAACTTCTACGCGGGCGCGGCCAAGTCCGCACTGTCGAATGTCGCGAGCCGGTTCACCGGCGACGAGCCCGACGTCTTCGGCCCCACCTTCTACCTACAGGCCCACTACGACGCGCTGGAAGACTTCTGTGAAGCCGTCCGCAACGACGAGACACCCCCGGTCGACGGCGCCGACGGCCGGCGGACGCTGGAACTCGCTGAGGCCGCCTACGAACTGGCCGCCGAGAACGACGACGCCGAGATCGAGACGCCGGAGGTGATGCCGTGA
- a CDS encoding polysaccharide deacetylase family protein, with protein MGSVVVSLDAELGWGFHDLPEPPANRVESGRRGWSVMLELLDEFDVPATWAVVGHLMLESCDGVHEDHPAPPGWFDRERGAWADREDLRFGPDLVEGVLEADADHELASHTFSHVLFGDPKTDRELAAAELDRATEIAAEWGESIDSFVYPRNDVGHRDVLAEYGVSAYRGRSPTRDGVRGVFDSTIRDQSLVTTPRTDEHGLVNVPASLFLFGFEGPARTVAESIWTDPMLELARRGIDEAVRSDGVFHMWLHPNNLTSERDDQRMRSILSHLERRRSETDLTVETMGEVARRIRRSREAGIDGAAAGVDGQATVSSN; from the coding sequence GTGGGTAGCGTCGTCGTCTCCCTCGACGCCGAACTCGGCTGGGGCTTCCACGACCTTCCGGAGCCGCCGGCCAACCGCGTCGAGTCCGGCCGTCGCGGCTGGTCGGTGATGCTCGAGTTGCTAGACGAGTTCGACGTTCCGGCGACGTGGGCCGTCGTCGGTCACCTCATGCTCGAGTCCTGCGACGGCGTTCACGAGGATCATCCCGCGCCGCCGGGCTGGTTCGACCGCGAACGCGGCGCGTGGGCCGACCGGGAGGACCTCCGGTTCGGCCCCGACCTCGTCGAGGGCGTTCTCGAGGCCGACGCCGACCACGAACTCGCCAGTCACACCTTCTCACACGTCCTCTTCGGGGATCCGAAGACGGACCGGGAACTCGCCGCCGCGGAGCTCGATCGAGCCACCGAAATCGCCGCCGAGTGGGGCGAGTCGATCGACTCGTTCGTCTACCCGCGCAACGACGTGGGCCACCGGGACGTGCTGGCCGAGTACGGCGTCTCGGCGTACCGCGGTCGGTCGCCGACCCGGGACGGCGTCCGCGGCGTCTTCGACTCGACGATCCGCGATCAGTCGCTGGTGACCACCCCCCGAACCGACGAACACGGGCTGGTCAACGTGCCGGCCTCGCTGTTCCTCTTCGGCTTCGAGGGACCAGCTCGGACCGTCGCGGAGTCGATCTGGACGGACCCCATGCTCGAACTAGCCCGCCGCGGGATCGACGAGGCGGTTCGATCGGACGGCGTCTTCCACATGTGGCTCCACCCGAACAACCTCACGAGCGAGCGGGACGACCAGCGCATGCGGTCGATCCTCTCGCACCTCGAGCGCCGCCGTTCGGAGACCGACCTCACCGTCGAAACGATGGGCGAGGTCGCGCGCCGCATCCGGCGATCGCGCGAGGCCGGAATCGACGGCGCCGCCGCCGGCGTCGACGGCCAGGCGACGGTGAGTTCGAACTGA
- a CDS encoding alkaline phosphatase family protein: MSRSSPTAERAFVLGFDGVPWRLIDQWSEEGELPNFARMREEGAAGTLESTQPATTPLAWPSIATGVWPDKHGVYGFQNLSSDYTHEMYTSHDIEQPTLWEQVTPAHVGNVPMTYPAQEIDGTMVTGMMTPSTEKQYAHPPDLQDEIEARIPDYDISLDYPDYADRLDEFEVAVDEMLEKRRELMNLQIAKAGDDWRLFFFVFTAPDRFQHLIWDMDRLLAHYKKLDEVLGEVMEYTDEHDADLYVVSDHGFGPIEELVYVNTILEQDGYLFEQEDEGTRGALASLGISRDRITDALNRVGISEEKIVSTLPRSLVDTVAEQIPGDHALYDVDYDRTVAFVHGAGCLYVNDTERFEKGVVDPTQIPALKTELTDLLESATDDDGQQMLRVLDGDELFPTDDEAPDLIVIGKGVYEARNALTDSVTGDTGTYDASHRKEGIVLCRGPSIDAGAELRGARVVDIAPTLLHGIGEPVPKNADGRVLFDAFDEDAIPASTKVERTGVSKEDRDGDVDDDFDDVEDRLKGLGYME, translated from the coding sequence ATGAGCAGGTCTTCCCCGACAGCCGAGCGCGCATTCGTGCTCGGGTTCGACGGCGTACCGTGGAGACTGATCGACCAATGGAGCGAGGAGGGCGAGCTCCCGAACTTCGCTCGGATGCGCGAGGAGGGCGCCGCCGGGACCCTCGAGAGCACCCAGCCCGCGACGACGCCGCTGGCGTGGCCGTCGATCGCGACCGGCGTCTGGCCGGACAAACACGGCGTCTACGGCTTCCAGAATCTCTCGTCGGACTACACCCACGAGATGTACACCAGCCACGACATCGAGCAGCCGACCCTCTGGGAGCAGGTCACGCCGGCCCACGTCGGCAACGTCCCAATGACGTATCCGGCCCAGGAGATCGACGGCACGATGGTCACCGGGATGATGACGCCCTCGACCGAGAAGCAGTACGCGCACCCGCCTGACCTCCAGGACGAGATCGAGGCGCGGATCCCCGACTACGACATCAGCCTCGACTACCCCGACTACGCCGACCGCCTCGACGAGTTCGAGGTCGCCGTCGACGAAATGCTCGAGAAGCGCCGCGAGCTGATGAACCTCCAGATAGCGAAGGCGGGCGACGACTGGCGGCTGTTCTTCTTCGTCTTCACCGCGCCCGACCGCTTCCAGCACCTCATCTGGGACATGGACCGGCTGCTGGCCCACTACAAGAAACTCGACGAGGTCCTCGGCGAAGTGATGGAGTACACCGACGAACACGACGCCGACCTCTACGTCGTCTCCGACCACGGGTTCGGGCCGATCGAGGAACTGGTCTACGTTAACACCATCTTGGAGCAGGACGGCTACCTCTTCGAACAGGAGGACGAGGGGACTCGCGGCGCGCTCGCGAGCCTGGGGATCTCTCGAGACCGCATCACCGACGCGCTCAACCGGGTCGGGATCTCCGAGGAGAAGATCGTCTCGACGCTGCCCCGGTCGCTCGTCGACACGGTCGCCGAGCAGATCCCGGGCGATCACGCCCTCTACGACGTCGACTACGACCGAACCGTCGCGTTCGTCCACGGCGCGGGCTGTCTGTACGTCAACGACACCGAGCGCTTCGAGAAGGGCGTCGTCGATCCGACCCAGATCCCCGCGCTGAAGACCGAACTGACCGACCTGCTCGAGTCCGCCACCGACGACGACGGCCAGCAGATGCTGCGGGTGCTCGACGGCGACGAACTGTTCCCGACCGACGACGAAGCGCCCGACCTGATCGTCATCGGGAAGGGCGTCTACGAGGCGCGCAACGCGCTCACCGACTCGGTGACCGGCGACACCGGCACCTACGACGCCAGTCACCGCAAGGAGGGGATCGTCCTCTGTCGCGGCCCCTCGATCGACGCCGGCGCGGAGCTGCGGGGCGCTCGCGTCGTCGACATCGCGCCGACCCTGCTCCACGGGATCGGCGAACCCGTCCCGAAAAACGCCGACGGCCGCGTCCTCTTCGACGCCTTCGACGAGGACGCGATCCCCGCGTCGACGAAAGTCGAGCGGACCGGCGTCTCGAAGGAGGATCGCGACGGCGACGTTGACGACGACTTCGACGACGTCGAGGACCGGTTGAAGGGCCTCGGTTATATGGAATGA